Proteins found in one Spirosoma rhododendri genomic segment:
- a CDS encoding AAA family ATPase, which produces MLVQFSVQNYKSFRDEAKLSLLASGYDKDPLTEANLISGALTGPVRLLRTAAIYGANAAGKSKLVEAMHVMRLFIMRSAASTGQKIPVVPFRLNPDTEQAPSEFELVFLHEGDLFRYGFASTAEHIVAEWLFYRPELARPKTKEIEIFYRDKQIFDAVHPRQFKIGARLIKDGMIRPDALLLSVAAQFNEVLAQRVFSWLGRFNIISGLQEEGYEGFTVSKVMNPTGKGTIMGFLQEADLGITDVRVRTIEQESDLPGNLPTDLRERLTTALTEKNGLIFGGAKAVHRVYDSSGNRTGTLEFDMEDESSGTQKYFALSGPILETLQQGDVLVIDELESKLHPNLVQKIVGLFHSPVTNPHHAQLIFNTHDSNLMTAEGPSGAGSSTPLLRRDQIWFVKKDRYGASSLYSLAGFKTDQVRKSDDFREKYLQGRYGAVPYLNEYEEGISQLVQSNEQSGGIPLAEPVGIL; this is translated from the coding sequence ATGTTGGTTCAATTTTCTGTTCAGAACTATAAGTCGTTTCGCGACGAAGCTAAGCTGAGTCTGCTCGCATCGGGCTACGATAAAGACCCGCTTACCGAAGCTAATTTGATTTCGGGTGCTTTGACCGGACCAGTTCGGCTACTGCGGACGGCCGCCATTTACGGAGCCAATGCGGCTGGCAAAAGCAAGCTGGTGGAAGCCATGCATGTAATGCGACTGTTCATCATGCGGTCAGCAGCCAGCACCGGGCAAAAGATTCCAGTCGTCCCGTTTCGGTTGAACCCTGACACAGAACAGGCCCCATCAGAGTTTGAATTGGTTTTTCTGCACGAAGGTGACCTGTTTCGGTATGGCTTCGCGTCCACTGCCGAGCATATAGTGGCCGAATGGCTATTTTATCGACCCGAACTGGCCCGTCCTAAAACGAAGGAGATCGAGATTTTCTACCGTGACAAGCAAATCTTTGATGCTGTGCACCCGCGCCAGTTCAAAATTGGAGCCCGACTAATCAAAGACGGTATGATCCGGCCCGACGCGTTGCTGTTATCGGTGGCGGCTCAGTTCAATGAAGTGCTGGCCCAGCGGGTGTTTAGTTGGCTTGGCCGCTTCAACATTATTTCGGGTTTGCAGGAGGAAGGCTATGAAGGGTTTACGGTCAGTAAAGTAATGAACCCCACTGGCAAGGGAACAATCATGGGCTTTTTGCAAGAGGCTGACCTCGGCATTACCGATGTCCGGGTACGGACGATCGAACAAGAAAGTGATTTGCCGGGAAACTTACCGACTGACTTGCGAGAGCGACTTACAACCGCCCTGACCGAAAAAAACGGACTGATTTTCGGCGGGGCCAAAGCTGTTCATCGGGTCTATGATTCGTCGGGCAATCGGACGGGTACGTTGGAATTTGATATGGAGGATGAATCATCAGGAACCCAAAAATATTTTGCCCTGTCGGGGCCGATTTTGGAGACGCTACAACAGGGCGACGTACTGGTGATTGATGAACTGGAATCAAAGCTACACCCAAATCTGGTACAGAAGATTGTGGGTCTGTTTCACTCACCAGTTACCAACCCCCACCATGCCCAGCTCATTTTCAACACGCACGATAGCAACCTCATGACTGCTGAAGGCCCTTCCGGGGCGGGTTCTTCAACTCCGCTACTCCGGCGTGATCAGATTTGGTTTGTTAAGAAAGACCGCTACGGTGCATCGTCACTGTATTCGTTAGCTGGCTTCAAAACCGATCAGGTACGTAAGTCAGACGATTTCCGGGAAAAATACCTGCAAGGTCGATACGGGGCTGTACCCTATCTCAACGAATACGAAGAGGGCATTAGCCAATTGGTACAATCAAATGAGCAGTCGGGCGGTATCCCGTTAGCGGAGCCAGTCGGGATTTTATGA